Sequence from the Tachyglossus aculeatus isolate mTacAcu1 chromosome 17, mTacAcu1.pri, whole genome shotgun sequence genome:
tccccagcgcttagaacagtgctttgcacacagtaagtgcttaataaatgccatcatcatcattattatgattattggaaagtacaattcgggaacagagaCATCAGGGCCGTGGGCGCTTCCTGGCCCCCAAACGAagggatgtgtgtgtttgtgtgtgtccttgtgcatgtgtgtgtgtgcatgcatccCTCTTTTTTCCAAATACAACAGATGAATTCATCCAAAATATTCACTGAGtggttattctgtgcagagtcgGACCTGAGAGAGCTCAATAGGGTCAGtcagtagatgtgatctctgccctcaagcagctaaATTAAATAATTTGAGACCGTGGCTCTTCTCAGCGGAGATGGCACAGAATAAAGACACTTCACTTACCTTCTGCTTCTCGAACGTTTCCGAGGTTTGGACCCTGAAACTGCGGGTAAATGGAAAAGAGTGAATATAGCAGTGTCTTCTGTACGTTTGACTTGTCTTAATTAGAAATGAAATTAAAGATTTCTGCAGGCGTACCTTTTCTTGGGGATGTCTCGGGAACTTCTTCACCCACctgtttcaaagaaaaaaatagagGAGCAAAGAAAAACATGTGTATgtgtcaatcagttgtactttactgaatgctcactgtatgcggagcgccgtactaaacgcttgggagtgtaTGACACTTCATGCAGATGATTCTTAGGGAGgaatctctagactttaagctcgctgtgggcagagaacgtgcctgccaacgccattgtattgcacttttccaagcatttagacctctcagggtcgcatctggagattTTTCAatcctttaccagtctcgactatgggcgGGAAAGTCAAGCCGAGGCATATCCATTGCATTcccagcttgggaagtggctagcgagtggaatctgccacaagtcaaaactcacctgtgctgggcagcagcggcacgggagagagtcgagggcggagactcaagtttattgcgcgGAAGGAGGtaattccggatttttaccaagaaaactctacagctagccagctgcgtgaccttgggcaagtcacttaacttctctgtgcctcagttacctcatctgtaaaatggggattgactgtgagccccccagtggggcaacctgatcaccttgtatctccccagcgcttaataaatgccattattattattattattattgcagatacgctaccagaatgattgcagatggaggtgggacattctgggagagatgtgtccgtggcgtcactatgggtcagagatgactcgacagcatcagacaagcgtttagcacatagtacgggctcaataaataccattgatggtgatgaggaggaatttcgttctccctcctgtcctctcAACAAATCAACACATTTGGTCCTTCTTACCCAGTGAAAAGCTGTCAGTTGGCCTTGCGGTTGAAGTCCGGGCCTCGTCATAAAGGATGTGAAAACTTCCAAGAGGACTATCTCCAAAAGAATCCCCCAAAAACCCATAAAGAGGACCAATTTCCAGTTGCATTGAGACACCCAGGTGAAAAGATAGTCCCACAAGGTGAAACCTTCATCTTCCCTAACGGGAGTCTCTCCATTCTTGAACAAACAAAATTGCTTGTGGATTGGGAAAAAACCTTCATTATTGTGGGATGTGGTTCCGTTCTGATTTTCTTGAAGGAAAACGAGTAgaagaagtagaagttggcaaaccCATCTCATCCCCTCATGAGGGACTTCGGCAGGGTAGCCTTCCGAGGCCCTTGGCAACTTAGCAAATGCAGGAGGAAGTGCCTGGCCCCTTTCTGAGGTGAGAAAAGCATCATAATGGGGGAAACCGAGCTCACGCCAGCTTCTTGTCTCTAGGGAGAAGAGGATTTTGAAGGACAGTATGATCGAATCAGTAGATACAATCCTGGCTGTCAAGGACAAAAATGAACACATGAaagtatttggatttgcacccttattcacccttccttcagccccacggcacttatcagtaatttatgtatttaattaCCTATATTAACGTATAAGTTcacagtgggcagagaacacgtccaccaactctgctacattgtactctcccaagagcttagcacagtgctctgaacacagtaagtgctcagtaaatacaactgattgatagaataatggtatttgttaagcacatactatgtgctaaaaaaatatttattttatttgtacatatctattctattcattttattttgttagtatgtttggttttgttctctgtctcccccttttagactgtgagcccactgttggggagggactgtctctatatgttgccaatttgtacttcccaagcgcttagtacagtgctctgcacgtagtaagcgctcaataaatacgatcgatgatgatgatgatgatgtgccaggcactgcactaagtgctggggtggatacaagcaaatcgagttggacacgggccctgacccacgtggggatcactgtcttaattcccattttacagatgaggtaactgaggcagagaagtgaaatgacttccccaaggtcacacggcagacaagtggcagaactggggttagagaagcagtgtggctcagtggaaagagcgcgggcttgggagtcagcggtcatgggttctaatcccggctccgccacttattcattcaatcgtatttactgagcgcttactgtgtgcagagcactgtactaagcgcttgggaagtacaaatcggcaacttagctgtgtgactttggacaagtcacttaacttctctgtgcctcagttacctcatctggaacttggggattaagactgtgagccccatgtgggacaacctgattaccttgtatctcctccagtgcttagaacagtgcttggcacatagtaagcgcttaacaaataccaaaattattattatccatgaccttctgactcttaggctgacgctctatccactacaccatgctgcttcttcagcataaagcataggaagtgcttaatacatgtcatcgtcactatcattcattcattcagtcgtatttattgagcgcttactgtgtgcagagcactgtcctaagcgcttgggaagtacaagttggcaattatcACACCTTCTTTGGAAGGTAAATAGGGGTGTTCATTAGGAATGATCCCTAGACGGACAGAGAAAGCAGTCCTCAACTTTAGAAGCTTCGAGTtacaacaaatcatcatcaatcgtatttattgagctcttactatgtgcagagcactgtactaagcgcttgggatggcacCTTCGTTCCTCCAATCACGCCCTGCTTCAGCTCTTCAACATGTTGGGTTCGAATTTATaaggccagttccaggagagcACGGGAAATAGGAAAACCGTTTTCAAAGCTATAATTGCAGGcgcagggaaagaggggagggatgaAAGGGATGGAACAGGAGATGCTGGGAGGGAGCGGCATTTTCTGGTTGCCAAGCAGAGtcactggggaagtcacttctagactgtgagcccgttgttgggtagggaccgtctctatatactgccaacttgtacttcccaagcgcttagtacagtgctctgcacacagtaagcgctcaatacgattgaatgaatgaagggcgacGCTCCCATTTTACGTCAGGGCAGTGAAAGTTGGCTTGCCCTGTTGTGAAGCTTCTCTGGTCCAAAAAGAATACATTAATGCAGCTTACTTATCAGGGTAACTTGGTGAAAATAAAGTGTCTGACTGTGGTTCCGGAATCAATCCCACATTTATAGCATTGTTCCCATGAGAGAATTGCTTCTGACTTTGCGTATCCATttaagatggattttttttcaaaagccAATCGTGGTGTGAGCTCAAGGACGGTTCGTATGCGCCGCTTTGGCTTTTTCCCTCAGTGTGCCAGGTCCCTTTCAATTAAAGTAGTTAATAATACAAGATCAGGGGATTCAATGTCTTCCCGagtgattattactattttatttgtacatatttattctatttattttattttgttaatatgttttgttctctgtctcccccttctagactgtgagcccgctgttgggtagggaccgtctctatacgttgccaacttggacttcccaagcacttagtacagtgctctgcacacagtaagcacccaataaatacgattgaatgaatgatgaaagaatTTCTGCTTCCTCTTGCTTGGGCTCTATCTTTACATCAAGTGCATTAAAGTCACTTTCTCCTATctacagtttattttaatgtctgtcttccatgctagattgtaaactccttgaaggcaggaatcgcaTCTGCcacctctattgttttgtacattccccccagtgcttggtttaTTGCTCTGCCTGTGGAAAGCACCCAATAGATACCACTAACGGACTTCCACTCAGGGCTTTCAGCCATCATTTTAATTCGATTACTTCCCTGGGCTTATCATGCTCCGATAGCCTGCATCTAGCAGGCTCTGGATCACCATCTATGACGCTGCAGTTTGTAGGGAGAAACTGTGGGGGCTTTATGATGTATTTAGAGGACCCCCTTCTTTGCACggtcattaatttttttttacataaaATCGGAATGCATTCATTAATATATTGGCAAGAATGCCATTTTCCCTAACAATGATTTTCCCTTTTTTCCAGGAAATACAGGCATACCATCTCTTTCCAGTGTATATTATTTTGTAAATCTGAATTCACCCCTTTGTTTCACGACAATGTCACTGACATTTGACACCCTCTGAACGAGATGGGTTACTTTAGCAATTCAATTTTACACCAGAGGAATGTTTTACACATATATAAAGTCCCCACTATTTAAATATAGCGTTGCCCCTTAACCCACGGGGTAGCTGAGATTCCTACGGAATTAATAACAAAATCCACAAAAGCAACGCAAAGGCTGTGACAAGTGATAATTATTCCGTGTCAACATTTACAATTTCTTGGATCCAAGAAAAAACTTGTTTGTTAATTTCCGTCAGGATATCATTCGTTTCCCGTCCTTTGACTGCCATGACATGGTTTGCGTTTTCCACCCAGTAGATTTTGCTAGGAGCTCTCATTTTGCTTGTCACTTTCTCCAGCAGTGTCTACAGAAAACAAgccagaaagggggaaaaaaaagacttttATCCTAGCACTCTTACTAACTGGTGGGCCCTCTTCTTCTCTACCAATTATCCCAAGGAGACAACCGGGGTGGGTGCACTTTAATGAAAATCAGAAAACAGAATCCAGTTTTCCTCCCACAGAGGGACACAGGCCCTTCGTGAGGGGGGCGCTTAGACTTTCACACCCCAAGAGGATTATGTAATAAATGCCGGATTACTTAGTAACCTAACCCTTCCCTAGAGGCCCCAATTCCACACCGGCTTCCCAAATTCTGTGACTTCGTGCATAACGGGCACAAAGAACAGAAGATTCAGGGTGACCCTGGATACGCCCTCCAATTCCCCATTTGAttacctctcctccccttcccctcatcatcaaaatcgtatttattgagcgcttactatgtgcagagcatagtaatgTCCCATCCCACTCACCGGTGTTTGCTAGCAAACGCTGCAGTGGGTCGGTGTGGTGCCTATTTAGGCCTCAGCCTCCGGCTACTAGTCGCTCTGGGAATAGCTAAACTTCGTGTCCTTCGATACTTTGGAATAATCACTAGTTTATCCTTTTTGCAACACCCTAGATAATGCCTCCTGCCTTTTCCCTGCGACACTCACTCACACCGACACATTCAGATTCATACTATCTGCCCGTAACTCATTCACCTTTTTACACATCCCATCAGCGGAGCCGGAGACAAACAGCACCGGTTCTTGGATCAGGAATAAGTGTTCATCCCGGAGTTTTCGTTCCTGCTTCGGACGGTGCAGAGGGTACGACAGACAGATGAGTCCTTGGATAAAATCACCCTCCTGGTTGGGTCTGACCTGAGAGATCAATGAGGCGGCTGCTCGAGAGCCCATTGAACGACCTAGGGTTTGAAAACAAACCAGACCAGATCTGGGATTACAAGAGGATGACAACAGAGTGAAGGAGAAGTACCTAGATCCTTTATAGGATCCATGAAACACCAAGTCTACGTGACATTTGAGAATCAGGTGGAAATTACCAAGTTTCCTATCTTGCTCACATCCACCGGTAAATATATTCGAGACCCTAAGAACCTCAGCGGTGCATCTACCGGGTCAGAACCGTCGTTCACCCGGTTCAGGAGTTAAATAGGCTAGACTGCGTGTAAGTCCCGCTTTGGCATTCATCTAATGTTCAGGGATAGACTAAtagccctccctttccctttgacAGCCCGAACTTTGCCATTCTGGGTGTCTCATCCATGAATTCATCCAAACCCCTTTGACAGACTGTACGCTCGTCTGATAAACCgttagcttgtggtgggcaggaaatgagtctagtatctctgttgcattgcactcctccaagctcttagtatagcactctgcacacagtaagagctcaataaatacaattgattgactgatcgattgaaccTCCTAATGTCTTCTGCCTATACAACTTCCTATAGTAACAAATTCCTTAAGCTTTTCCCCTTACCCCACCCACTGGATGATTCTTCTCCATtatttctcctcctacctcacggattgtgagccccaagtgagacagggactgtaccaatttgattatttgtatctaaaCCTGCACTGCCGAaaaacaagaagcagcttggcctagtggcaagtgtctgggcttgggagtcggcttgggcaagtcacttaacttctctgtgcctcagttatctcatctgtaaaacggggagtaagactgtgagccccacctgggacaacctgattaccttgttatctactccagtgcttagaacgaacagtgcttggcacatagtaggcgcttaacaaataccataattattatcattattcctgacCCATCTCGCATCAGGGAAAATGAGCAGATATATAAAGAAGACAAAAACCAGCAACTCACCTCCCAGGAAAACCCCAGTAAGTTTGTATTCAGTTGAGGACTTCAGGAATTCCTACCCaaaaatacacatacacatatttatttgtatacatatatatatatatatatatatatatataatttcgtAAGTACAATTATAACACTGGTAAGAAAATCAGTTTTAAAAAATTCTTAGAAGTGTGCCACCAAAAAATTCTGTAAAgtatt
This genomic interval carries:
- the TEX30 gene encoding testis-expressed protein 30, with protein sequence MLQEDSFGFMEETSRVGSFTEVDLKIPFENKQLNAVCSVPDKPLTYGVILTHGVGGDMNGSHLVSLAAHLASRGVFCLRFTCKGLNINYRTRAYASVLEFLKSSTEYKLTGVFLGGRSMGSRAAASLISQVRPNQEGDFIQGLICLSYPLHRPKQERKLRDEHLFLIQEPVLFVSGSADGMCKKTLLEKVTSKMRAPSKIYWVENANHVMAVKGRETNDILTEINKQVFSWIQEIVNVDTE